One genomic segment of Pseudonocardia sp. T1-2H includes these proteins:
- a CDS encoding lipopolysaccharide biosynthesis protein, protein MSQQIESTPRKGLGALSAWTAPVHRDGLALVLSSGLSSAIGLLYWILVARLFTPEVAGVNSAALATLNMLGAIAHLNMQNALLRFVPVAGTGTKRLVAGAYAAAITASALTGIVFALGAPVWAPEMVAVAGLGALVVFFAIGTPLMSIFDVQDNLLTGLGRAMVVPVENLVFALLKIGLLVLAASVAIPGGIALSWVIATAVAVLAVSSWVFVKLVPRHAAVPTAVEPITIKGIARFAGADYTGSIFWQCAIYGIPLLALSRIGAGYAATYQIVWTMAMALYLVVTGMTQSMVAHAANDPAGARAARRATSKRALMLTVPAVAVLTLGAHPILSIFGGYYAETGTWALVLCALSALPNIVTASALAMARVQRRMAVLIVVPATISVIVIAGSWILMPAWGLVGVGASWLVGQSVVAAVLTVTERRHEREPLPAA, encoded by the coding sequence TTGTCCCAGCAGATCGAGAGCACGCCGCGCAAGGGCCTCGGCGCTCTCTCCGCCTGGACCGCACCCGTGCACCGGGACGGCCTCGCGCTCGTCCTCAGCTCAGGGCTCAGCTCGGCGATCGGGCTCCTGTACTGGATCCTGGTCGCCCGGCTGTTCACCCCGGAGGTCGCCGGCGTGAACTCGGCCGCGCTCGCGACGCTGAACATGCTGGGCGCGATCGCGCACCTGAACATGCAGAACGCGCTGCTGCGGTTCGTCCCCGTTGCGGGCACGGGCACCAAGCGCCTGGTCGCCGGCGCCTACGCCGCCGCGATCACCGCGTCGGCACTCACGGGGATCGTGTTCGCCCTGGGTGCGCCCGTGTGGGCGCCGGAGATGGTCGCGGTCGCCGGGCTGGGTGCGCTGGTCGTGTTCTTCGCGATCGGGACGCCACTCATGTCGATCTTCGACGTCCAGGACAACCTGCTCACCGGCCTCGGCCGCGCGATGGTGGTCCCGGTCGAGAACCTGGTCTTCGCGCTGCTGAAGATCGGCCTGCTGGTGCTGGCCGCCTCGGTCGCGATCCCCGGCGGGATCGCGCTGTCCTGGGTGATCGCGACGGCCGTCGCGGTGCTCGCGGTCAGCAGCTGGGTCTTCGTGAAGCTGGTGCCCCGGCACGCGGCCGTACCGACCGCGGTCGAGCCGATCACGATCAAGGGCATCGCCCGGTTCGCCGGCGCGGACTACACCGGCTCGATCTTCTGGCAGTGCGCGATCTACGGCATCCCGCTGCTGGCCCTGAGCCGGATCGGCGCCGGTTACGCCGCGACCTACCAGATCGTCTGGACCATGGCGATGGCCTTGTACCTCGTGGTCACGGGCATGACGCAGTCGATGGTCGCGCACGCCGCGAACGATCCGGCCGGAGCCCGGGCGGCCCGCCGCGCGACGAGCAAGCGGGCCCTGATGCTCACGGTCCCCGCGGTCGCGGTCCTCACCCTCGGCGCCCACCCGATCCTCTCGATCTTCGGCGGCTACTACGCCGAGACGGGCACCTGGGCGCTCGTCCTCTGCGCGCTGTCGGCCCTGCCGAACATCGTCACGGCATCGGCGCTGGCCATGGCCCGGGTACAGCGGCGGATGGCCGTGCTGATCGTCGTGCCGGCCACGATCTCGGTCATCGTGATCGCGGGCTCGTGGATCCTCATGCCGGCCTGGGGGCTGGTCGGGGTCGGTGCGTCGTGGCTGGTCGGGCAGAGCGTCGTCGCGGCCGTCCTGACGGTGACGGAGCGCAGGCACGAGCGGGAGCCCCTCCCCGCCGCCTGA
- a CDS encoding PQQ-dependent sugar dehydrogenase, producing the protein MRSLTRSTVAVIASAVLAGAVACSATAASAPAAGVASPAPTVAVQRTAGEARTLVGGLTVPWSLAFLPDGAALVTERNSARLLRVTPDGTARPVGTVAGVLPAGEGGLLGIAISPGYATDRAVYVYYTGAADNRVVRLTAAPDGTVDGTTQRVVVSGIPKGTIHNGGGLAFGPDGFLYVGTGEAGRGAPAQDKNDLGGKILRVTPDGAPAPGNPFGTAVYSYGHRNVQGLAWDPAGQLYATEFGQNTYDEINAITAGADYGWPLVEGVGNRQGLTDPLLTWTPAEASPSGMAYAGGSLWVGALRGARLWRVPLGENGGVGTPQPLLQGEYGRLRGVTATPDGSALWVTTSNRDGRGQPGADDDRILVIPLT; encoded by the coding sequence GTGCGCTCTCTCACCAGGTCCACCGTCGCCGTGATCGCCTCCGCCGTGCTGGCCGGTGCCGTCGCGTGCTCGGCCACCGCGGCATCGGCGCCGGCGGCCGGGGTCGCCTCCCCCGCGCCGACCGTGGCGGTGCAGCGGACCGCCGGCGAGGCGCGCACCCTCGTCGGCGGGCTGACGGTGCCGTGGTCGCTCGCGTTCCTGCCCGACGGCGCCGCACTGGTCACCGAGCGGAACTCGGCGCGACTGCTCCGGGTCACGCCCGACGGCACGGCCAGGCCGGTCGGCACGGTCGCCGGGGTGCTGCCGGCGGGCGAGGGCGGGCTGCTGGGGATCGCCATCTCGCCCGGGTATGCGACGGACCGGGCCGTCTACGTCTACTACACCGGCGCGGCCGACAACCGCGTCGTCCGGCTCACCGCCGCTCCCGACGGGACGGTCGACGGCACCACGCAGCGGGTCGTCGTCTCCGGGATCCCGAAGGGCACGATCCACAACGGCGGCGGGCTCGCGTTCGGCCCCGACGGGTTCCTCTACGTCGGGACGGGCGAGGCCGGCCGGGGCGCCCCGGCGCAGGACAAGAACGACCTGGGCGGCAAGATCCTGCGCGTCACCCCCGACGGCGCCCCGGCCCCGGGCAACCCGTTCGGAACCGCCGTCTATAGCTACGGCCACCGCAACGTCCAGGGCCTCGCCTGGGACCCCGCCGGTCAGCTCTACGCCACGGAGTTCGGCCAGAACACCTACGACGAGATCAACGCGATCACCGCCGGCGCGGACTACGGCTGGCCGCTCGTCGAGGGCGTCGGCAACCGGCAGGGCCTGACCGACCCGCTGCTGACCTGGACCCCGGCCGAGGCCTCCCCCAGCGGCATGGCCTATGCGGGCGGCTCGCTGTGGGTCGGCGCGCTGCGCGGCGCGCGGCTCTGGCGGGTCCCGCTCGGGGAGAACGGCGGGGTCGGGACGCCCCAGCCGCTGCTGCAGGGCGAGTACGGGCGGCTCCGCGGGGTCACCGCGACGCCCGACGGCAGCGCCCTCTGGGTCACCACCAGCAATCGGGACGGCCGGGGCCAACCGGGCGCGGACGACGACCGGATCCTGGTCATCCCGCTCACCTGA
- a CDS encoding DedA family protein, which translates to MTVDALLQAIPPLAVYLIVGGVIGVESLGIPLPGEIVLVSAALLASHHELAVNPIGVASAAIIGAVIGDSIGYSIGRRYGMNLFAWLGEKFPKHFGPAHVALAEKLFARWGVWAVFVGRFIALLRIFAGPLAGALKMPYPRFLAANMIGGIFWAGGTTAVVYYLGLAAEKWLSRFSWVGLIVAVIAGLVVTLVVRRRTNRMMAELETQTPAEDPIDGSTAPTAAP; encoded by the coding sequence ATGACGGTCGATGCCCTCCTCCAGGCGATCCCGCCGCTCGCGGTCTACCTCATCGTCGGCGGCGTCATCGGGGTGGAGAGCCTCGGGATCCCGCTGCCGGGCGAGATCGTGTTGGTCAGCGCTGCGCTGCTGGCCTCGCATCACGAGCTCGCCGTGAACCCGATCGGCGTGGCCTCGGCCGCGATCATCGGTGCGGTGATCGGGGACTCGATCGGCTACAGCATCGGTCGCCGCTACGGGATGAACCTGTTCGCCTGGCTCGGCGAGAAGTTCCCGAAGCACTTCGGGCCCGCGCACGTCGCCCTCGCCGAGAAGCTCTTCGCGCGCTGGGGTGTGTGGGCGGTGTTCGTCGGCCGGTTCATCGCGCTGCTGCGGATCTTCGCCGGTCCCCTGGCCGGGGCGCTGAAGATGCCGTACCCCCGGTTCCTGGCCGCCAACATGATCGGCGGGATCTTCTGGGCGGGCGGCACCACGGCCGTCGTCTACTACCTGGGGCTCGCCGCCGAGAAGTGGCTGTCCCGCTTCTCCTGGGTCGGCCTGATCGTCGCGGTGATCGCCGGGCTGGTCGTCACGCTCGTCGTCCGGCGGCGCACGAACCGCATGATGGCCGAGCTGGAGACTCAGACCCCTGCCGAGGATCCGATCGACGGTTCGACGGCGCCGACCGCCGCTCCATGA
- a CDS encoding putative quinol monooxygenase yields the protein MTSSENARVGRYVRMVAVPGSGDELATNLLKVAEGMRSAPGCELYIVNRTPDDEDAVWVTEVWADEESSEAALNRDLGEAGLGSVLPLLAGPPEFIELVPLGGPGLTAGPGFSQTR from the coding sequence GTGACTTCCAGCGAGAACGCACGGGTCGGCAGGTACGTCCGGATGGTCGCCGTCCCCGGATCCGGTGACGAGCTCGCGACGAACCTGCTCAAGGTCGCCGAGGGCATGCGCAGCGCCCCCGGCTGCGAGCTCTACATCGTGAACCGGACGCCGGACGACGAGGACGCCGTGTGGGTCACCGAGGTGTGGGCGGACGAGGAGTCGTCCGAGGCCGCGCTGAACCGGGACCTCGGCGAGGCGGGGCTCGGTTCGGTGCTGCCGCTCCTCGCCGGGCCGCCGGAGTTCATCGAGCTCGTCCCGCTCGGCGGCCCCGGCCTGACGGCGGGGCCGGGGTTCAGCCAGACCCGCTGA
- a CDS encoding hemolysin family protein, whose amino-acid sequence MSGWFLNAFLVLLFVVVGGYFSASEIALVSLREGQVRRLAERSKRGLAVARLREDPGRFLSAVQIGVTFAGFFAASYGGATLAIELQRVLVHAGLSVGAAGTLALVVVTLAVAYISLVLGELVPKRLAMQRPEAVALFVAPVLDRIATLFRPVIWLLTVSTNAVVRLAGIDPDARTGQVSEEELRDLVGSHEELTPEERRVLADVFTATDRVLREVMIPRTEVDFLPGSMDVEEAAEYVSDRPHSRYPISGRSSDDVLGVAHVRDVLTAAHRRDHGRQAPATVAELAREAPVLPGSLPLIQALSRMRRRGHLAIVVEEYGGTDGIVTLEDLVEELVGDIEDEYDPRDRPARRQADGSIEMDGLLHRDDVKESTGIELPEGHYNTLAGFVVDRLGRAPRLGDEIDALGHRFTVLEMDGRRAARVRITPNADDTHTERSAADHRDADEQQA is encoded by the coding sequence ATGAGTGGTTGGTTCCTCAACGCGTTCCTCGTGTTGCTGTTCGTGGTGGTCGGCGGGTACTTCTCCGCATCGGAGATCGCCCTGGTCTCGCTACGCGAGGGGCAGGTCCGCCGCCTCGCCGAGCGGAGCAAGCGGGGCCTGGCGGTGGCTCGACTACGGGAGGACCCCGGCCGCTTCCTGTCGGCGGTGCAGATCGGTGTCACCTTCGCCGGGTTCTTCGCCGCCAGCTACGGCGGCGCGACGCTCGCGATCGAGCTGCAGCGGGTGCTGGTGCACGCGGGCCTCTCCGTCGGGGCGGCCGGCACGCTCGCGCTGGTGGTCGTGACGCTGGCCGTGGCCTACATCTCACTGGTGCTCGGCGAGCTGGTGCCCAAGCGGCTGGCGATGCAGCGTCCCGAGGCGGTCGCACTGTTCGTGGCGCCGGTGCTGGACCGGATCGCCACGCTCTTCCGCCCGGTGATCTGGCTGCTCACCGTGTCGACCAATGCGGTGGTCCGGCTGGCGGGAATCGATCCGGACGCCAGAACCGGCCAGGTCAGCGAGGAGGAGCTGCGCGATCTGGTCGGCAGTCACGAGGAGCTCACGCCGGAGGAGCGCCGGGTGCTGGCCGATGTCTTCACCGCGACCGACCGGGTGCTGCGCGAGGTGATGATCCCGCGGACCGAGGTCGACTTCCTGCCCGGTTCGATGGACGTCGAGGAGGCGGCGGAGTACGTCTCGGACCGGCCGCACTCCCGGTATCCGATCAGCGGGCGCTCGTCCGACGACGTCCTCGGGGTGGCCCACGTCCGAGACGTGCTGACCGCCGCGCATCGCCGTGACCACGGCCGGCAGGCGCCCGCCACGGTGGCCGAGCTCGCCCGGGAAGCACCCGTACTGCCCGGCAGCCTGCCCCTGATCCAGGCGCTGTCCCGGATGCGCCGCCGCGGCCACCTGGCGATCGTCGTCGAGGAGTACGGCGGCACGGACGGCATCGTGACCCTCGAGGACCTCGTCGAGGAACTGGTCGGCGACATCGAGGACGAGTACGACCCCCGAGACCGACCCGCCCGGCGCCAGGCCGACGGCAGCATCGAGATGGACGGCCTGCTGCACCGCGACGACGTCAAGGAATCGACCGGGATCGAGCTGCCGGAGGGCCACTACAACACCCTGGCCGGATTCGTGGTCGACCGGCTCGGCCGCGCCCCGCGGCTCGGCGACGAGATCGACGCCCTCGGCCATCGGTTCACCGTGCTGGAGATGGACGGCCGGCGGGCCGCCCGCGTCCGCATCACCCCGAACGCGGATGACACGCACACCGAGCGCTCCGCCGCCGACCACCGGGACGCCGACGAGCAGCAGGCCTGA
- a CDS encoding TerC/Alx family metal homeostasis membrane protein gives MLEVTGLAWIVTIGLIVLLLALDLILASVRPHRVGFREAAAWSVFYIAVAIAFGIVFWMIAGAEFGTEYFAGYIVEKSLSVDNLFVFVIIMTTFAVPEKHQHKVLTFGIVLALIMRAIFIALGATLLNLFSFMFLVFGLLLLFTAVQLFRHRDEDPDVEDNAVVKGARRLFPVSDEYDGGKLVTRLGGKRMVTPLFIVLVAIGGIDLLFALDSIPAVFGVTEEPYIVFVANAFALLGLRALFFLVKGLLDRLVYLSVGLSLILAFIGVKLILHWLHVDISNSVPEISTPVSLGVIVVVLTVVTVASLIKTRGDTSARAHAGSLRASRKAPSEQDR, from the coding sequence GTGCTCGAGGTCACCGGTCTCGCCTGGATCGTCACGATCGGCCTGATCGTGCTGTTGCTCGCGCTCGACCTGATCCTCGCGTCGGTACGCCCGCACCGCGTCGGGTTCCGCGAGGCCGCGGCGTGGTCCGTGTTCTACATCGCGGTGGCCATCGCGTTCGGCATCGTCTTCTGGATGATCGCCGGGGCCGAGTTCGGGACGGAGTACTTCGCCGGCTACATCGTCGAGAAGAGCCTCTCGGTCGACAACCTGTTCGTCTTCGTGATCATCATGACGACGTTCGCGGTGCCCGAGAAGCATCAGCACAAGGTCCTGACCTTCGGCATCGTGCTCGCTCTGATCATGCGCGCGATCTTCATCGCCCTCGGCGCGACACTGCTGAACCTGTTCTCGTTCATGTTCCTGGTCTTCGGCCTGCTGCTGCTGTTCACCGCGGTGCAGCTCTTCCGCCACCGCGACGAGGACCCCGACGTCGAGGACAACGCCGTCGTCAAGGGCGCCCGCAGGCTCTTCCCGGTCAGCGACGAGTACGACGGAGGCAAGCTCGTCACCCGCCTCGGCGGCAAGCGCATGGTGACGCCGCTGTTCATCGTGCTCGTGGCGATCGGCGGCATCGACCTGCTGTTCGCGCTCGACTCGATCCCCGCGGTGTTCGGCGTGACCGAGGAGCCCTACATCGTCTTTGTCGCCAACGCGTTCGCGCTGCTCGGCCTGCGGGCGCTGTTCTTCCTGGTCAAGGGCTTGCTGGACCGGCTGGTCTACCTTTCGGTGGGGCTCTCGCTGATCCTCGCCTTCATCGGCGTGAAGCTGATCCTGCACTGGCTGCACGTGGACATCTCGAACTCCGTCCCGGAGATCTCGACGCCCGTGAGCCTCGGTGTGATCGTGGTGGTGCTGACGGTCGTGACGGTCGCCAGCCTGATCAAGACCCGCGGCGACACGTCCGCGAGGGCCCACGCCGGATCGCTGCGGGCGAGCCGGAAGGCGCCGTCCGAGCAGGACCGGTAG
- a CDS encoding carboxylesterase/lipase family protein translates to MSENPIVETAAGRVEGTTADGVSRFLGIPFAAPPQGALRFAAPVPASAWEGVRDTTKPGPNAPQNTRAFPGLDLTPIIGTGWREGSDYLTVDVWTPDPSASGLPVMVFVHGGAFVAGEPGAPSYDGTALARAGVVLVSVTYRLGVEGFLPLPGGATNIGLRDQIAALEWVRDNVAAFGGDPDLVTVFGESAGAMSIGSLLGSPLARGLFRRAIVQSGGAEMVRSAEPSARYARVVTDALGVEFSADGVRGRSVADALAVQEMLADPLERGDLREPDGTDPGLGLGAFLPVLGDDVLPEHPLDALAAGSAADVDLLVGANAEEMNLYLVPTGAIDAMTADQVRTALAMVRPDSVALLASAGLDEPGAHAGQVFAAVMTELVFRGPVRRLADAHTGRTHVYDFAWRSPAFGGRLGACHGLELPFVFGTLGSATGPTGLLGEPPAPQAVSDLMRDAWVAFARTGDPGWPAFDSARRALRIDVDPGVVTLEAP, encoded by the coding sequence GTGAGTGAGAACCCCATCGTCGAGACCGCCGCCGGAAGAGTCGAGGGCACGACCGCGGACGGGGTGAGCCGGTTCCTCGGCATACCGTTCGCCGCGCCGCCGCAGGGCGCGCTGCGGTTCGCGGCGCCCGTTCCCGCCTCGGCCTGGGAGGGCGTGCGGGACACCACGAAGCCCGGCCCGAACGCCCCGCAGAACACCCGCGCCTTCCCCGGCCTGGACCTCACCCCGATCATCGGGACCGGCTGGCGGGAGGGCTCGGACTACCTGACCGTCGACGTCTGGACGCCCGACCCGTCGGCGAGCGGCCTGCCTGTGATGGTCTTCGTCCACGGCGGCGCGTTCGTCGCGGGCGAGCCCGGCGCCCCCTCCTACGACGGGACCGCGCTGGCCCGGGCGGGCGTCGTCCTGGTCTCGGTGACCTACCGGCTGGGCGTCGAGGGGTTCCTCCCGCTGCCCGGCGGCGCCACGAACATCGGCCTGCGGGACCAGATCGCCGCGCTCGAGTGGGTCCGCGACAACGTCGCGGCGTTCGGCGGGGACCCGGACCTCGTCACCGTGTTCGGCGAGTCCGCGGGCGCGATGAGCATCGGCTCCCTGCTCGGCTCGCCGCTCGCCCGAGGGCTGTTCCGGCGCGCGATCGTGCAGAGCGGCGGCGCCGAGATGGTCCGCTCCGCCGAGCCGTCGGCCCGGTACGCGCGGGTCGTGACCGACGCGCTGGGCGTCGAGTTCTCCGCCGACGGGGTGCGCGGCCGTTCGGTCGCCGACGCGCTCGCCGTCCAGGAGATGCTCGCGGACCCGCTCGAGCGCGGTGACCTGCGCGAGCCCGACGGCACCGACCCCGGGCTGGGCCTCGGGGCGTTCCTGCCGGTCCTCGGGGACGACGTCCTGCCCGAGCACCCGCTCGACGCGCTGGCGGCCGGCTCGGCCGCCGACGTCGACCTGCTCGTCGGCGCCAACGCCGAGGAGATGAACCTCTACCTCGTCCCCACCGGCGCGATCGACGCGATGACCGCGGACCAGGTGCGCACGGCGCTGGCGATGGTCCGGCCGGACTCGGTCGCACTGCTCGCCTCGGCGGGTCTCGACGAGCCGGGCGCGCACGCTGGGCAGGTGTTCGCGGCGGTGATGACGGAGCTCGTCTTCCGCGGGCCTGTGCGACGGCTGGCCGACGCCCACACCGGACGTACCCACGTCTACGACTTCGCCTGGCGCTCCCCCGCGTTCGGCGGCCGGCTCGGCGCCTGCCACGGCCTCGAGCTGCCGTTCGTCTTCGGCACGCTCGGCTCGGCGACCGGACCGACCGGGCTGCTCGGCGAGCCGCCCGCCCCGCAGGCGGTGTCGGACCTGATGCGCGACGCCTGGGTGGCGTTCGCGCGGACCGGCGATCCTGGCTGGCCCGCCTTCGACTCCGCACGCCGCGCCCTGCGCATCGACGTCGACCCGGGGGTGGTGACCCTGGAGGCGCCCTGA
- a CDS encoding low temperature requirement protein A, with translation MTAPRRGRIEAVAEKAAVTPLELFFDLVFVFALTRVTDWMADDPTVEAVVRGALILTVMWWTWVGYAWIGNVAKADEGVIRVGMFVAMAGVFIGAITIPEAFDDLPGGLYGPAVFAAAYFFVRTVHIVLFWFASRDDPMLRKQVLRFLPSMLIGTVLLLVAAQTSGSVQTLLWLAAIVGDYLGTVLAGTDWRLRSAAHFAERHGLIVIVALGESIVSIGIGVAALPVSWPIIGASALGLAVAGALWWAYFDVTSILTEHALAEARGGRRIRLARGGYSFLHLPMVVGVIMMSLGLKKVLLYVGGGEEHSLTDPIYGVPLAALYGGAALYLLAHVGFKRYVIGTLNVERIVVAALLLVLIPVVAHLPALVTLLVLAVVLVALVAYETVRFAEQRDRVRHAG, from the coding sequence ATGACTGCACCCCGGCGCGGCCGGATCGAAGCGGTGGCGGAGAAGGCGGCGGTCACCCCGCTGGAGCTCTTCTTCGACCTGGTGTTCGTGTTCGCCCTCACCCGGGTCACGGACTGGATGGCCGACGACCCGACCGTCGAGGCGGTGGTGCGCGGCGCCCTGATCCTCACCGTGATGTGGTGGACCTGGGTCGGGTACGCGTGGATCGGGAACGTCGCCAAGGCGGACGAGGGCGTCATCCGGGTCGGCATGTTCGTCGCGATGGCGGGCGTGTTCATCGGCGCGATCACGATCCCCGAGGCCTTCGACGACCTGCCCGGCGGCCTCTACGGCCCGGCGGTGTTCGCGGCGGCGTACTTCTTCGTGCGGACCGTGCACATCGTGCTGTTCTGGTTCGCCAGCCGGGACGACCCGATGCTGCGCAAACAGGTCCTCCGGTTCCTGCCGTCGATGCTGATCGGCACCGTGCTGCTGCTGGTGGCGGCGCAGACCTCGGGCTCGGTGCAGACCCTGCTCTGGCTCGCGGCGATCGTCGGGGACTACCTCGGCACGGTCCTGGCCGGCACGGACTGGCGGCTGCGCTCCGCGGCGCACTTCGCCGAGCGGCACGGGCTGATCGTGATCGTCGCGCTGGGCGAGTCGATCGTCTCGATCGGCATCGGCGTGGCCGCGCTGCCGGTCTCCTGGCCGATCATCGGGGCGTCCGCCCTGGGCCTGGCCGTCGCGGGGGCGTTGTGGTGGGCCTACTTCGACGTGACGTCGATCCTGACCGAGCACGCGCTGGCCGAGGCCCGGGGTGGGCGCCGGATCCGGCTCGCCCGCGGCGGGTACTCGTTCCTGCACCTGCCGATGGTCGTCGGCGTGATCATGATGTCGCTCGGGTTGAAGAAGGTGCTGCTCTACGTCGGCGGCGGCGAGGAGCACTCGCTGACCGACCCGATCTACGGTGTCCCGCTCGCCGCGCTCTACGGCGGGGCCGCGCTGTACCTGCTCGCCCACGTCGGGTTCAAGCGGTACGTGATCGGGACGCTGAACGTGGAACGGATCGTGGTCGCGGCGCTGCTGCTCGTCCTGATCCCCGTGGTGGCGCACCTGCCGGCGCTGGTGACGCTCCTGGTGCTCGCGGTGGTGCTGGTGGCGCTCGTCGCCTACGAGACGGTCCGGTTCGCCGAGCAGCGGGACCGCGTCCGGCACGCCGGCTAG
- a CDS encoding ComEA family DNA-binding protein — protein MTTAPSHLPRRAPAPTGGAWYIALALLSWGTLAPVAFLHAAARQRTRAAVVRAAAYTAAVPSAYALGWAGLGGSGTVVLLVGIMIVALVHLGRLRREIWPPGPQFPVRLGIPGPGQDPAVAAALAGRARREESRRIAATDRLLARELRIGRPDLPHTYDDGGLVDLNRAPAAAIASVCGVEPATARRIVEVREAAGVPFAAVDDVFAWAEIPLDLWELVRDRGIVY, from the coding sequence ATGACCACGGCGCCGTCCCACCTGCCCCGCCGGGCCCCCGCCCCCACCGGCGGCGCCTGGTACATCGCCCTCGCGCTGCTGTCCTGGGGCACCCTCGCCCCGGTCGCGTTCCTCCACGCGGCGGCACGCCAGCGAACCCGGGCGGCCGTGGTCCGGGCCGCGGCGTACACCGCGGCCGTCCCGTCGGCGTACGCCCTGGGCTGGGCCGGTCTCGGCGGCAGCGGGACCGTCGTCCTGCTCGTCGGCATCATGATCGTCGCCCTGGTGCACCTCGGCCGCCTCCGCCGCGAGATCTGGCCGCCCGGGCCGCAGTTCCCGGTCCGCCTCGGGATACCCGGCCCCGGCCAGGACCCGGCCGTCGCCGCCGCACTCGCCGGGCGGGCCCGCCGGGAGGAGTCCCGGCGGATCGCCGCGACGGACCGGTTGCTCGCGCGTGAGCTGCGGATCGGGCGCCCGGACCTGCCCCACACCTACGACGACGGCGGCCTCGTCGACCTCAATCGCGCGCCGGCCGCGGCGATCGCGAGCGTCTGCGGCGTGGAGCCCGCCACCGCCCGGCGGATCGTCGAGGTCCGCGAGGCCGCCGGGGTGCCCTTCGCCGCGGTCGACGACGTCTTCGCCTGGGCCGAGATCCCCCTCGACCTGTGGGAGCTGGTCCGGGACCGCGGCATCGTCTACTGA
- a CDS encoding asparaginase: protein MTIEQHAAPLARVIRNGVVESVHLGHLVGLDGSGAAVVREGAPEVTFFPRSSLKPVQSAAMLRAGLDLDGELLALATASHSGEPAHREGASRILSRAGLGPDALQNTPDLPMDPDAAAAWRAAGSSPSSLAQNCSGKHAAMLATCVANGWDTATYRDPGHPLQRAIRAHVEALTGDVVEHVAVDGCGAPLFSCTVTGLARAFAAISVASPDTPEGRVAAAIRTNPWWLSGTNRGVPRFMEAVPGLIAKNGADGVFAAALPDGRALALKILDGSARPIPPLIAATLTALGAGSPELARVGRVVVHGHGAAVGAVEPSIGSSAGV, encoded by the coding sequence ATGACGATCGAGCAGCACGCGGCGCCCCTGGCACGGGTGATCCGCAACGGTGTCGTGGAGTCGGTGCACCTCGGACACCTGGTCGGCCTGGACGGGAGCGGCGCGGCCGTCGTCCGGGAGGGCGCTCCCGAGGTCACGTTCTTCCCCCGCTCCTCCCTCAAGCCCGTGCAGTCGGCCGCGATGCTCCGCGCCGGGCTCGACCTCGACGGCGAGCTCCTCGCGTTGGCGACGGCGAGCCATTCCGGCGAGCCTGCCCACCGCGAGGGGGCCTCCCGCATCCTGTCGCGGGCCGGCCTCGGGCCGGACGCCCTGCAGAACACGCCCGACCTGCCCATGGACCCGGACGCCGCCGCGGCGTGGCGCGCGGCCGGCAGTTCGCCGTCGTCGCTCGCGCAGAACTGTTCGGGCAAGCACGCGGCGATGCTCGCGACCTGCGTCGCCAACGGCTGGGACACCGCCACCTACCGAGACCCGGGCCATCCCCTGCAGCGGGCGATCCGCGCACACGTCGAAGCGTTGACCGGGGACGTCGTCGAGCACGTCGCCGTCGACGGGTGCGGTGCGCCGCTGTTCTCCTGCACGGTGACGGGACTCGCCCGCGCGTTCGCCGCGATCTCCGTCGCCTCGCCGGACACGCCGGAGGGCCGGGTCGCGGCGGCGATCCGGACGAACCCGTGGTGGCTCAGCGGCACGAACCGCGGGGTCCCCCGGTTCATGGAGGCGGTGCCGGGACTGATCGCCAAGAACGGCGCGGACGGCGTGTTCGCCGCGGCGCTACCGGACGGCCGAGCCCTTGCGCTGAAGATCCTCGACGGCTCGGCGCGCCCGATCCCGCCGCTGATCGCGGCCACGCTGACCGCGCTCGGCGCCGGATCGCCCGAACTCGCGCGCGTGGGCCGGGTGGTCGTGCACGGTCATGGAGCGGCGGTCGGCGCCGTCGAACCGTCGATCGGATCCTCGGCAGGGGTCTGA